The Burkholderia ubonensis genome has a window encoding:
- a CDS encoding ShlB/FhaC/HecB family hemolysin secretion/activation protein has translation MKIAKRLTALPITALVSLAVHAQQAPTPADQAAAAKANAEQDRQAQQQWEAQQRAVTVRAPSVRSEVPKVEAYPALPTETPCFRIDRFTLDVPASLPDAAKAQGASALPMDRFSFAREWLEHYAGQCVGKQGIDVLVKGLSQAILARGYVTTRVLIPEQDLSTGTLKLSLIPGVIRHVRFTDEKLRGTWKTAFPTRDGELLNLRDLEQGLEQMKRVTSQDVSMQIVPADVPGESDVVLDVKRGKPWTVVASIDNSGTRATGKVQGNLSLGIDNPLGLNDIFNIGVSQDLEFGDKRLGSHGWNGFYSIPWGYWTATLSAYTNTYYQQIAGVNQTFVASGNSKTVDFKLARVLARSQNDVFGAYARLSRRFGQSFIEDTEISQQRRNNTMIELGLTDRHYFGGAQFDGSTAYRQGIGGFGAQDDMLAAGPTYRFKMAVLDANLSVPFAIAQQPFRYVTTFHGQYTGNTLYYIDDMTIGSRYTVRGFDGETMLAAARGFYWRNELQMPIGQTGQAVYAGIDYGRVWGPQPVALVGTQLAGAVIGVKGSVATRFGAYGYDLFAGTPIYKPSGFPTARVTFGFQLTSQF, from the coding sequence ATGAAGATAGCTAAACGGTTGACGGCCCTCCCAATCACGGCCTTGGTGTCGCTCGCGGTACATGCACAGCAGGCCCCCACGCCTGCTGACCAAGCGGCTGCCGCGAAGGCGAACGCCGAACAGGATCGGCAGGCGCAGCAGCAATGGGAAGCACAGCAGCGCGCCGTAACCGTGCGTGCGCCTTCCGTGCGTTCGGAAGTGCCGAAGGTCGAAGCATATCCGGCGCTTCCAACCGAAACACCGTGTTTCCGCATCGACCGCTTCACACTTGACGTTCCTGCCTCGTTGCCTGATGCGGCGAAGGCCCAAGGGGCATCAGCCTTGCCGATGGATCGATTTTCCTTCGCCCGCGAATGGTTGGAGCACTATGCCGGCCAGTGCGTCGGCAAGCAAGGTATCGATGTGCTGGTCAAAGGTCTATCGCAAGCCATCCTGGCGCGCGGCTACGTGACGACACGCGTGCTCATCCCCGAGCAAGACCTATCGACCGGCACGCTCAAACTCTCGCTGATTCCCGGCGTGATCCGCCATGTGCGCTTCACCGACGAAAAGCTCCGCGGTACCTGGAAAACCGCCTTCCCGACGCGTGACGGCGAACTGCTGAACCTGCGCGACCTGGAACAGGGCCTCGAGCAGATGAAGCGCGTGACGAGCCAGGACGTGTCGATGCAGATTGTGCCGGCCGACGTGCCCGGCGAGAGCGACGTCGTGCTCGATGTGAAGCGCGGCAAGCCCTGGACGGTTGTTGCATCGATCGACAACTCGGGTACCCGCGCGACCGGCAAGGTGCAAGGCAACCTGTCGCTCGGCATCGACAATCCGCTCGGGCTGAACGACATTTTCAACATCGGCGTAAGCCAAGACCTTGAATTCGGAGACAAGCGCCTCGGCTCGCACGGTTGGAACGGTTTCTATTCGATCCCGTGGGGCTACTGGACCGCGACGCTGTCCGCGTACACGAACACCTACTACCAGCAGATCGCCGGCGTGAACCAAACATTCGTGGCAAGCGGCAATTCAAAGACGGTCGATTTCAAGCTGGCCCGAGTGCTTGCGCGCAGCCAGAATGATGTGTTCGGTGCGTACGCTCGCCTGTCGCGTCGTTTCGGACAAAGCTTTATCGAAGACACCGAGATTTCGCAGCAGCGCCGCAACAACACGATGATCGAACTCGGCCTGACCGATCGGCACTATTTCGGCGGCGCGCAGTTCGACGGCTCGACCGCCTATCGGCAGGGCATCGGCGGTTTCGGCGCGCAGGATGACATGCTCGCAGCTGGCCCAACGTATCGGTTCAAGATGGCCGTGCTCGACGCGAACCTGTCGGTGCCGTTCGCGATTGCGCAGCAGCCGTTCCGCTACGTCACAACGTTCCACGGCCAGTACACCGGCAACACGCTGTACTACATCGACGACATGACCATCGGAAGCCGCTACACCGTGCGCGGCTTCGACGGCGAAACGATGCTGGCCGCGGCGCGCGGCTTCTACTGGCGCAACGAATTGCAGATGCCGATCGGGCAGACGGGGCAAGCAGTTTACGCCGGCATTGACTACGGCCGCGTATGGGGGCCGCAGCCGGTCGCGCTCGTCGGCACGCAGCTCGCCGGCGCGGTGATCGGCGTGAAGGGCAGCGTCGCGACACGCTTCGGTGCCTACGGCTACGACCTGTTCGCCGGCACGCCGATCTATAAACCCTCGGGCTTTCCCACTGCGCGCGTCACGTTTGGATTCCAGCTGACTTCGCAGTTTTGA